One region of Miscanthus floridulus cultivar M001 chromosome 19, ASM1932011v1, whole genome shotgun sequence genomic DNA includes:
- the LOC136525853 gene encoding uncharacterized protein: MLEDYRRNNQSSFTVEQMVLIDIQKLLESMQKNIKMYPLPDIDDTYDPSGDIPREIFEEASVDDMALSKTLNEEQQAAYNEIMSAVDSDHGGLFFVDGPSGTGKTYLYRALLATILS; this comes from the coding sequence ATGTTAGAGGACTACAGGCGCAATAACCAGTCCAGCTTCACAgtggagcagatggtcctcatAGATATTCAAAAGTTGTTAGAATCAATGCAGAAGAACATAAAGATGTACCCACTTCCTGATATCGATGACACATATGATCCGTCTGGCGATATTCCTAGGGAGATTTTCGAGGAGGCTAGCGTTGATGATATGGCACTATCAAAGACCCTTAACGAGGAGCAACAGGCTGCCTACAATGAGATTATGTCTGCTGTTGATAGCGATCATGGGGGTTTGTTCTTTGTGGATGGACCTAGCGGCACCGGAAAGACTTATCTATACAGGGCCCTACTTGCTACTATACTTAGTTAA